A genomic region of Clarias gariepinus isolate MV-2021 ecotype Netherlands chromosome 23, CGAR_prim_01v2, whole genome shotgun sequence contains the following coding sequences:
- the LOC128511431 gene encoding 25-hydroxyvitamin D-1 alpha hydroxylase, mitochondrial, with protein MLQQVMRVSWRSVTPVMKWVEPMVSVKTLDQMPGPSAVRFIWDLLANRGLSRLHELQLEGRRRFGPMWKARFGPVLTVHVAEPELMEQVLRQEGHTPVRSDISSWKDYRNHRGHGYGLLTAEGEEWQSVRSLLAKHMLRPKSVEAYDSTLNSVVSDLITKLQLRTQQNSHGVVTDIATEFYRFGLEGISSVLFESRIGCLDAEVPMETERFIQSINTMFVMTLLTMAMPAWLHRLFPGPWRTFCQCWDYMFQFAKGHIDQRLKEEKEKLARGEEVEGRYLTYFLSRAGMPLKSVYSNVTELLLAGVDTISSTLSWSLYELSRHPEIQESLRSEVMKVLGDRRIPTAADVAAMPLMKAVIKEVTRLYPVIPANARVITDRNITVGGYIIPKKTLITLCHYATSRDPAQFSDPDSFFPQRWLGRDKVHHPYSSLPFGVGKRSCIGRRIAELELYLALSRILLHFDVKPDPSGHVVRPMTRTLLVPDRDINLRFIER; from the exons ATGCTGCAGCAAGTGATGCGTGTGTCGTGGAGGAGCGTGACCCCAGTGATGAAGTGGGTGGAACCTATGGTGAGCGTGAAGACTCTGGATCAGATGCCCGGACCGTCAGCAGTCAGGTTCATCTGGGACCTGCTGGCAAACCGAGGACTGTCCAGACTGCATGAACTGCAG CTGGAGGGGCGGCGGCGGTTCGGGCCAATGTGGAAGGCACGTTTTGGGCCGGTTCTGACCGTACACGTGGCAGAACCCGAGCTTATGGAGCAAGTGCTTAGACAGGAGGGACACACACCTGTGCGGTCAGACATTTCCTCCTGGAAGGACTACAGGAATCACAGGGGGCATGGATACGGCCTGCTGACAGC TGAGGGAGAGGAGTGGCAGAGTGTTCGCAGTCTTCTGGCTAAACACATGCTGCGTCCCAAATCTGTGGAGGCGTACGACAGCACACTCAACTCTGTAGTGAGCGACTTGATCACTAAACTCCAGCTCCGCACACAGCAAAATTCTCACGGAGTTGTCACAGACATCGCAACAGAGTTCTACCGCTTTGGCCTtgaag GTATTTCATCGGTACTCTTCGAGTCCAGGATCGGGTGTTTGGACGCAGAGGTTCCCATGGAAACAGAGCGCTTCATCCAGTCTATTAACACCATGTTCGTAATGACACTGCTCACTATGGCCATGCCAGCGTGGCTCCACCGCCTTTTCCCCGGCCCATGGCGGACGTTCTGTCAGTGCTGGGATTACATGTTCCAGTTCG CGAAAGGTCACATTGATCAGCGCCTTAAAGAGGAAAAGGAGAAGCTGGCGCGTGGGGAGGAAGTGGAGGGGCGATACCTGACCTACTTCTTGTCTCGAGCCGGAATGCCGTTAAAGTCTGTGTACAGTAACGTTACAGAGTTGCTGCTTGCAGGAGTTGACACG ATCTCCAGCACGTTATCCTGGTCTCTTTATGAGCTTTCTCGCCATCCTGAGATTCAGGAGTCCttgaggtcagaggtcatgAAGGTTCTAGGAGACAGAAGAATCCCAACAGCAGCTGATGTAGCGGCCATGCCTCTGATGAAGGCCGTCATTAAAGAAgtcacaag ACTGTATCCTGTGATTCCTGCTAACGCCAGAGTCATCACAGATCGGAATATAACAGTTGGGGGGTACATCATCCCCAAAAAG ACACTCATCACTCTGTGTCATTACGCCACATCACGTGACCCAGCTCAGTTTTCCGACCCAGACTCATTTTTCCCGCAGCGGTGGCTTGGCCGTGATAAAGTGCATCACCCGTACTCGTCTCTTCCCTTTGGGGTTGGGAAGCGCAGCTGCATCGGACGCAGAATCGCAGAGCTCGAGCTGTACCTGGCGCTCAGTCGG ATTTTGCTGCATTTCGATGTGAAGCCTGATCCGAGCGGCCATGTGGTCCGACCCATGACCCGGACTCTCCTGGTTCCAGATAGAGACATCAATCTGCGGTTCATCGAGCGCTGA
- the slc11a2 gene encoding natural resistance-associated macrophage protein 2: protein MKQNKDSDCAEELSPDQNGPIQTIYSSISPSEDEANISTYFDEKVPVPDDVTQVFSFRKLWAFTGPGFLMSIAYLDPGNIESDLQSGAVAGFKLLWVLLGATIIGLLLQRLAARLGVVTGMHLAEMCHRQYPTVPRIILWLMIELAIIGSDMQEVIGCAIALNLLSVGRIPLWAGVLITIIDTFVFLFLDKYGLRKLEAFFGFLITIMAVTFGYEYIRVAPDQGALLKGMFVPYCQGCGAPQLEQAVGIVGAVIMPHNIYLHSALVKSREVNRANKKEVKEANKYFFIESCIALFISFLINVFVVAVFAEAFYNKTNMEVNEQCNQTGIHTDLFPPNNHTLEVDIYKGGVVLGCFFGPAALYIWAVGILAAGQSSTMTGTYSGQFVMEGFLNLRWSRFARVLLTRSIAIFPTLLVAIFQDVTHLTGMNDFLNVLQSMQLPFALIPILTFTSLTSIMNDFANGLFWKIGGGLTILLVCAINLYFVVVYVTALNSVLLYVFAALLSVAYLCFVVYLAWHCLIALGVSCLGMCGRVVQSHMDTYLLNTLDTDLDR, encoded by the exons ATGAAGCAGAATAAAGACTCTGACTGTGCAGAAG AGCTGTCCCCTGATCAGAACGGTCCAATTCAGACCATCTACAGCAGCATCAGTCCATCTGAGGATGAGGCCAACATCTCAACCTACTTCGACGAGAAGGTTCCCGTACCTGATGATGTCACACAG GTGTTTAGTTTTCGGAAGCTCTGGGCCTTCACCGGGCCGGGTTTCCTGATGAGCATCGCTTATTTAGACCCGGGTAACATCGAGTCGGACCTTCAGTCCGGCGCTGTAGCCGGGTTTAAG ctCCTCTGGGTGCTGCTCGGTGCCACCATCATCGGTCTGCTGCTGCAGCGTCTCGCAGCTCGGCTCGGCGTCGTTACAGGGATGCATTTAGCTGAAATGTGCCACCGACAGTACCCCACT GTTCCTCGGATCATCCTGTGGCTGATGATCGAGCTCGCCATCATCGGCTCAGACATGCAGGAAGTGATCGGCTGTGCCATTGCCCTCAACCTGCTGTCTGTGGGCCG GATCCCCCTGTGGGCCGGCGTGCTCATCACCATCATTGACACGTTTGTTTTCCTGTTTCTGGATAAATACG GTTTGCGTAAACTGGAAGCATTCTTTGGTTTCCTCATCACCATTATGGCAGTCACCTTCGGCTACGAG TACATACGGGTGGCTCCGGACCAGGGCGCGCTGTTGAAGGGGATGTTCGTGCCGTACTGTCAGGGCTGTGGTGCGCCGCAGTTAGAGCAGGCGGTCGGGATCGTCGGGGCCGTTATAATGCCTCATAACATCTACTTGCACTCTGCCCTCGTTAAG TCGCGGGAGGTGAACCGCGCAAACAAGAAGGAGGTGAAGGAGGCGAATAAGTATTTCTTTATAGAGTCCTGCATCGCGCTCTTCATCTCCTTCCTCATCAACGTGTTTGTGGTGGCTGTGTTCGCCGAGGCCTTCTACAACAAAACCAACATGGAAGTG aatgAGCAGTGTAATCAGACTGGTATACATACAGACCTGTTTCCACCCAACAACCACACACTGGAAGTCGATATCTACAAAGgg ggTGTGGTCCTGGGCTGTTTCTTTGGGCCTGCAGCGCTGTATATCTGGGCGGTGGGGATCCTGGCAGCGGGTCAGAGCTCCACCATGACGGGAACCTATTCCGGCCAGTTTGTCATGGAG GGGTTCCTGAATCTGCGCTGGTCTCGGTTTGCGCGTGTGTTGTTAACACGGTCCATTGCGATCTTCCCCACGCTGCTTGTGGCGATTTTCCAGGATGTCACACACTTAACTGGCATGAATGATTTCCTTAATGTACTGCAGAGTATGCAG CTCCCGTTCGCGCTGATCCCCATACTGACCTTCACCAGCCTTACCTCCATCATGAATGACTTCGCCAACGGCCT gttctGGAAGATTGGAGGTGGTCTCACCATCCTGCTGGTGTGTGCGATTAATCTGTACTTTGTGGTGGTGTATGTGACGGCTCTGAACAGCGTGCTGCTCTATGTTTTTGCTGCTCTGCTCTCCGTCGCTTATCTCTGCTTCGTTGTTTACCTg